TTTTTTTGCAGGTGCAATTGCAGAAGTTGTGTTTTCTGTGCTGTCATCATTTGAACAAGCCACGAAGTTTAGCGCTAGCGCAATTAATAGTAATTTTTTCATAGATTTGGAAAATTTATTAAGATTATTTCCCAAAAGTATTAATTAATACTTACCGTTTTACAGTAAACATAAGAATTTACATAAAAATAATAAACACCCTTATAATGTATAAAATTATTAAAAAAATTGACATTATTTATAATTAATCAAAAATATTTACAATTTTATTATTTTTTACAAAGGCATTCAGTAAGTTTAAATTTTAAATTGGAGAAAAAATTCATTTGTATTTCTTGCTTTTGCAAGTTCATTTTTAAAATTAATTTCATAAGCATATCCAACTTTTAAAAGTTTACTTATTTTAATTGTAGCAATACCGGCGCAAGCGTTATTTATTCTATAAGTTCCACCAATCTCAAAAATATTGTCTATTTCTAACATAGTATTCAAATCTACAGACACTGGAGCTCCATTTACATATCGTAACATAACCGATGGTTTTAAAACTAAAGGTGTTAATGTTTCAAAATTATAATTATAACCCCCACTTAAATAATAAGTTGGTTTATCTGTGGCTAATGAAGCATAACCATTAACATTTTTTGCCCTTTCAGTATTTAATAATCTTGGAACAGAAAGTGAAATAAAAAATATATCGTTTTTTAATAAGGCTCCAATTCCTATATTTGGATTGAACTGATTTATTGTAAAAAGCGCAGGGTCGGATTGCAAATTATAAGTTTCAAGACCAGAAGTATTTACATTATATGACGTTCCTCCTGCCTTAATTCCCAAATAAAGATCAGTTAAACCACTGACCTGAAGTCTATATGAAATGTCTAAACCCACTATTGTTTGTTTTTCAATAAAAGTTTGATCATAAATCATCGAAATCCCGATTCCGACATTTTTTATTAATGGTGTTCCAAAAGAAAGAGCCTGAGTTTGAGGAGAGTCTTTAATTCCCGTCCATTGATTCCGGAAGGTGCTAGAAAATACAGTTTCATGATTTACACCGGCATATGCAGGATTGATAAGATTCATGTTATATCTGTAGGTTGTAAATAAACTCTCTTGCTGAGCAGAAAGACTTACACTAAATAATAATGTTACGGCCAATAAGTATTTTATAGTTTTCATTTTAAGATTTGAGATTGTAATTTATTTAGTTATATATATCCATCCCTGATAGTCAATACTACCATCGCCTTCAATGTCTATCTGATATAAATATGAACTTGAATCAGGTAAAGACTGAGCATTATTTTTATAATGGCCGTCCCAGTCATTTTGATAATTTCTAGCAGAATAAACTTCTGTTCCCCATCGGTTATATACATATATAATGGAATTTGTATATTTTTCTATGTTCTTAATAATCCAATAATCATTAATTCCGTCTCCATTTGGTGTTATTGCTTCGGAGATTTGAATTTTTATATTTTCTTCGTTTTCTTCCATTATTCCTATTGAAATTTCAAATGAAGATGAACCACCAGTGTTAGATGCTGTAATTGTATAAATTATATTTGGAGTAGAATTATTTGGAGTACCTGAAATTTCGCCTGTAACAATATTAAAGTCAAGACCGGAAGGAAGATTTGGATTTATGATATATGTTATTATTTTTCCACCAGTATTAGATGGAAGTAAGGGAACAATTAATTTATCCTGGTTAAATAAATTTGGTGTCTGATAAGTAATATTTGGAGCAATATCATTTATCTGGATAGCAAACGTATATGAAGCTGAACCATATTCATTAGTTGCGCTGACAGTAAATTCCGTTTTTGGCATTATAGCTTTAGCAGTACCATAAATTTCTCCATTAATGGGATTAAATTTTAATCCTTCAGGCAATAATGGATTTATACTGTAAGTACCATTCTTGTTTATAATTTTACGTACTGTATTATTTCTTGTGGTAATATAGATTTCACCTGCATTATTGATTATAATTCC
The Flavobacterium sp. GSB-24 genome window above contains:
- a CDS encoding type IX secretion system membrane protein PorP/SprF, producing the protein MKTIKYLLAVTLLFSVSLSAQQESLFTTYRYNMNLINPAYAGVNHETVFSSTFRNQWTGIKDSPQTQALSFGTPLIKNVGIGISMIYDQTFIEKQTIVGLDISYRLQVSGLTDLYLGIKAGGTSYNVNTSGLETYNLQSDPALFTINQFNPNIGIGALLKNDIFFISLSVPRLLNTERAKNVNGYASLATDKPTYYLSGGYNYNFETLTPLVLKPSVMLRYVNGAPVSVDLNTMLEIDNIFEIGGTYRINNACAGIATIKISKLLKVGYAYEINFKNELAKARNTNEFFLQFKI